The following proteins are encoded in a genomic region of Clostridium kluyveri:
- a CDS encoding glycosyltransferase family 4 protein — protein MKILMISWEYPPKTIGGLSNHVYYLSHSLCEKGNEVHVITCEEGRAPVDENDKGVFVHRVTPYAIDTQDFTKWVMQLNFAMVERAIRLINECEKFDLIHVHDWLTAFCAKTLKWSFKIPVVCTMHATEYGRNGGINTVTQRYISATEWMLTYESWKVVACSNYMKSQINKLFSTPEEKIWVIPNGINVDKFEFEFDWLSFRRKYAMDNEKIIFCIGRHVFEKGIHLLIEAAPSIISRYNDSKFIIAGTGPMTEELKDKVKYFGLEDKFLFTGYMDESEKDKLYRVSSAAVFPSLYEPFGIVALEAMAAGCPVVVSDTGGLSEIVDHGDNGLKCINGNSNSIADNVVQLLHDEAFAKYISDNGKSTVKDKFTWDKVAALTMKMYDEVLEEAGGTEWRKLEMGNNNESFREDYRLYKSLNEENKDLAEVARTNHNEPARDNFKKEEILEYYEDLRESREEDRKENKDKKVKVGAGVKSKSQTSGRKRTSTKSKEKSKA, from the coding sequence ATGAAAATTTTAATGATTTCTTGGGAATACCCTCCTAAAACTATAGGAGGATTATCAAATCATGTATATTATTTATCCCATTCTCTTTGTGAGAAGGGAAATGAAGTTCATGTTATTACCTGTGAAGAAGGCAGGGCGCCTGTGGATGAAAATGATAAGGGAGTTTTTGTTCACAGGGTTACACCTTATGCTATAGATACACAGGATTTTACAAAGTGGGTAATGCAGCTTAATTTTGCCATGGTAGAAAGAGCTATTAGATTGATAAATGAATGTGAAAAATTTGATTTAATACATGTTCATGATTGGCTTACTGCATTTTGTGCAAAGACTTTAAAATGGTCTTTTAAGATACCTGTTGTATGTACTATGCATGCTACAGAATACGGAAGAAATGGGGGAATAAATACTGTAACTCAAAGATATATATCTGCCACAGAATGGATGCTTACCTATGAGTCATGGAAAGTGGTTGCCTGCAGTAATTATATGAAAAGCCAGATAAATAAGCTGTTTTCAACTCCTGAAGAAAAGATATGGGTTATTCCAAATGGAATTAATGTGGATAAATTTGAATTTGAATTTGATTGGCTTTCATTCAGAAGAAAATATGCCATGGACAATGAAAAGATAATCTTTTGTATAGGAAGGCATGTTTTTGAGAAGGGAATACATCTTCTTATAGAAGCAGCTCCTAGTATAATAAGTAGATACAATGATTCTAAATTTATAATAGCAGGTACAGGTCCTATGACAGAGGAATTGAAGGATAAAGTCAAATATTTTGGATTGGAAGATAAATTTTTATTTACAGGATATATGGATGAATCAGAAAAGGATAAATTATACAGAGTATCTAGTGCAGCGGTATTTCCATCTCTTTATGAGCCTTTTGGTATTGTGGCTCTGGAGGCTATGGCAGCAGGATGTCCTGTAGTTGTTTCAGATACAGGGGGATTAAGTGAGATTGTGGATCATGGAGATAACGGACTTAAATGTATAAATGGAAATTCCAATAGTATAGCAGATAATGTAGTCCAGCTATTACACGATGAGGCCTTTGCTAAGTATATAAGTGATAATGGTAAAAGTACTGTAAAAGATAAATTTACATGGGATAAAGTAGCAGCTCTTACTATGAAAATGTATGATGAAGTTTTAGAAGAAGCCGGTGGTACGGAATGGAGGAAATTAGAGATGGGAAATAATAATGAATCTTTTAGAGAAGATTACAGATTGTATAAAAGTTTAAATGAGGAAAATAAGGATTTAGCGGAAGTTGCAAGAACTAATCACAATGAACCTGCAAGAGATAATTTTAAAAAGGAAGAGATCTTAGAATATTATGAAGATCTTAGGGAAAGTAGAGAGGAAGATAGAAAAGAAAATAAAGATAAAAAGGTAAAAGTAGGGGCTGGTGTTAAAAGTAAAAGTCAGACTTCAGGAAGAAAAAGAACCAGTACCAAAAGTAAAGAAAAAAGCAAGGCGTAA
- a CDS encoding mannose-1-phosphate guanyltransferase, whose protein sequence is MKAVIMAGGEGTRLRPLTCNIPKPMMPIMGKPIMEYALELLKNTGIEDIGATLQYLPDEIINYFGDGRDFGVNISYFIEETPLGTAGSVKNAEAFLNDTFIVISGDALTDIDLSRAISYHKSKGAVATLVLKEEPVPLEFGVVVTDDRGKVTGFLEKPGWGEVFSDKVNTGIYILEPEIFKYYEKNKKFDFSSELFPLLLKEKAAVFGYVAEGYWCDIGNIDQYMKCHFDILKGFANINIKAQKYSEDIWIGEDCEISPQAKISTPVYIGKGSKIYKNAQIGPYTVLGENNIICSDATIKRSVLFNNCYIGDKAQIRGAVLCKKVQVKSKCSVFEEAALGSDTIIKDKAIIKPGVKIWPNKIIESGTLVNSNIIWKEKASKSIFGKNGISGEINVDITPECVSKLGSAYGSVLKADSRVAIACSDNGAAQMFKYSLATGLLSMGLEVMDLKKMPMAFIRQSILFFGAQAGIYVCVNRNAPEKVTIIFMDKNGLNIDRAMERKIESSFTREDFRRVKPDKFKHMEHIYNCLEYYERQLVNGFSLENIKNQKYRAVLSIEDPMVFEVITAILKELKVEVKLYDKFGDTEGLARKVIEDSANLGIEIDEECERPIIIDEKGGIIKDNLYDALNALVMLKTHDIRTLVVPVTASSTMEKLAKICGCKFIRTKTAHKVILETYLKNTTGINKRDMVSAYLMTLDAVSVCSMIINFMANCNRTLSQITSIIPKYYTMKKEIKCPWNMKGRLMRNLIEENTSKSVDLIEGVKLNFEDGWTLVMPDAEEPLCKIYTECSDYKKLNKLTEDILAQITTITSEC, encoded by the coding sequence GTGAAAGCTGTAATAATGGCCGGAGGAGAGGGAACCAGGTTAAGGCCCTTAACCTGTAACATACCTAAACCCATGATGCCCATTATGGGTAAACCTATAATGGAATATGCATTAGAATTACTTAAGAATACTGGAATAGAAGATATTGGAGCCACCCTACAATATCTTCCGGATGAAATAATAAATTATTTTGGGGATGGCAGGGATTTTGGGGTTAATATAAGTTACTTTATAGAAGAAACTCCATTAGGTACTGCAGGAAGTGTTAAAAATGCAGAAGCATTTCTAAATGATACTTTTATTGTTATAAGCGGAGATGCCCTTACGGACATAGATTTATCCAGAGCTATTTCTTATCATAAAAGCAAAGGTGCTGTGGCAACTTTGGTACTTAAAGAAGAACCGGTACCCTTAGAATTTGGGGTGGTGGTTACAGATGACAGAGGGAAAGTAACTGGTTTTTTGGAGAAGCCAGGATGGGGTGAAGTATTTAGCGACAAGGTAAATACAGGAATATATATTTTAGAACCAGAAATATTTAAGTACTATGAAAAAAATAAGAAATTCGATTTTAGCAGTGAACTTTTTCCCCTTCTGCTTAAGGAAAAGGCAGCTGTGTTTGGATATGTGGCAGAAGGTTACTGGTGTGATATAGGAAATATCGATCAGTATATGAAATGTCATTTTGATATATTAAAGGGGTTTGCAAATATAAATATAAAAGCACAAAAATATAGTGAAGACATATGGATAGGGGAAGATTGTGAAATAAGTCCTCAGGCTAAAATTTCAACACCTGTATATATAGGAAAAGGAAGCAAAATATATAAAAATGCACAGATAGGCCCTTATACTGTACTGGGAGAGAATAATATTATATGTTCTGATGCCACCATAAAAAGAAGTGTACTTTTTAATAATTGCTATATAGGAGACAAAGCCCAAATAAGAGGGGCGGTACTTTGTAAGAAAGTACAAGTTAAATCAAAGTGTTCTGTATTTGAAGAAGCTGCCCTTGGAAGTGATACCATTATAAAGGATAAGGCCATAATAAAACCTGGAGTTAAGATATGGCCAAATAAAATAATAGAAAGCGGTACTCTGGTAAATTCCAATATAATATGGAAGGAAAAGGCTTCAAAATCTATTTTTGGGAAAAATGGTATTAGTGGAGAGATAAATGTAGATATAACTCCAGAGTGTGTGTCAAAACTTGGTTCTGCCTATGGTTCTGTTTTAAAGGCAGATTCCAGGGTTGCCATAGCCTGCAGTGATAATGGGGCGGCACAGATGTTTAAATATTCCCTGGCTACAGGGCTTTTATCTATGGGTTTGGAGGTTATGGATTTGAAAAAGATGCCCATGGCCTTTATAAGACAGTCAATTCTTTTTTTTGGAGCTCAGGCAGGAATATATGTATGTGTAAATAGGAATGCCCCTGAAAAGGTTACTATAATATTTATGGATAAAAATGGACTCAATATAGATAGGGCCATGGAGAGAAAGATAGAAAGCAGCTTCACAAGAGAGGATTTTAGAAGAGTTAAACCAGATAAGTTCAAGCATATGGAACATATATACAATTGTCTAGAATATTATGAAAGACAGCTTGTAAATGGATTTTCTCTTGAAAATATAAAAAATCAAAAGTATAGGGCAGTGTTAAGTATTGAAGATCCCATGGTATTTGAAGTAATTACTGCAATTTTAAAGGAGCTTAAAGTGGAGGTAAAACTTTATGATAAGTTTGGAGATACGGAAGGACTGGCTCGAAAAGTTATAGAGGACAGTGCCAATCTGGGAATTGAAATAGATGAAGAATGTGAAAGACCGATTATTATAGATGAAAAAGGAGGTATAATAAAAGATAATCTATATGATGCCCTAAATGCATTGGTTATGCTTAAAACCCATGACATAAGAACTTTAGTAGTTCCAGTTACAGCATCTTCCACCATGGAAAAGTTGGCTAAGATATGCGGGTGTAAATTTATAAGAACCAAAACTGCCCATAAAGTTATATTGGAAACCTACTTAAAAAATACAACGGGTATAAATAAAAGAGATATGGTAAGTGCATATCTTATGACATTGGATGCAGTAAGTGTGTGTTCCATGATTATTAATTTTATGGCAAACTGCAACAGAACTCTTTCACAGATAACCTCTATTATACCCAAATATTATACTATGAAAAAGGAAATAAAGTGTCCCTGGAATATGAAAGGGAGATTGATGAGAAATTTAATAGAAGAGAATACTTCAAAATCCGTGGATCTAATTGAAGGGGTAAAACTTAATTTTGAAGATGGATGGACACTGGTAATGCCAGATGCAGAAGAGCCTTTATGTAAGATATATACAGAGTGCAGCGATTATAAAAAACTCAATAAACTTACAGAGGACATTTTAGCCCAAATTACTACTATAACCAGTGAATGTTGA
- a CDS encoding DDE-type integrase/transposase/recombinase, with product MINLLFILLVGKPMFTPASDEPVKKEYRKLQVDKIPIFEIPEKLDYKVLLHNYFESHKKELTPVKPRKNKTIIPKEVKCPKCGAPHQYLYDNNGGRGQYLCKVCNTVFNPKNYFQKSVILKCPYCGKTLEKIKTRKDFYVHKCKNDECDFYKTNLASMTKKEREDFKNNPHNYKVRYITREFTFDYKPFSSKSPVKSKISLPKIMVSSHTLGLIMSYYVNYHMSSRQTASIMRDIHGIKISHQTVLNYADAVSHVVKPFVDNYNYELSNSFCGDETYIKVNGKWQYIFFFFDSVKKIILSYRVSPNRDTLSAVKALDDVLSKLKDIPKKLNFIVDGNPIYLLAQHFFASEDINFDITQVIGLTNNDDVSKEYRPLKQIIERLNRTFKGSYRTTCGFNSSDGSIAFVTLFAAYFNFLRTHSTLNHKVPVQIPVLQSLQTMPARWCKLVELAQDYCISQATS from the coding sequence ATGATTAACCTATTATTTATTCTTTTAGTTGGCAAACCCATGTTTACCCCTGCCTCTGACGAACCAGTAAAAAAGGAATATAGAAAGCTTCAGGTAGACAAAATACCTATATTTGAAATACCTGAAAAGCTTGATTATAAAGTTCTTCTACATAACTATTTTGAAAGTCACAAGAAAGAACTTACACCTGTTAAGCCACGTAAGAATAAAACTATCATTCCTAAAGAAGTTAAGTGTCCTAAATGTGGTGCTCCCCACCAGTATCTTTACGATAATAATGGTGGCAGAGGTCAATACCTTTGTAAGGTATGCAACACAGTATTTAACCCTAAAAATTATTTTCAAAAGTCCGTTATTTTAAAATGTCCTTACTGTGGTAAAACACTTGAAAAAATCAAAACTCGCAAGGACTTTTATGTGCATAAATGTAAGAATGATGAGTGTGATTTTTATAAAACCAATTTAGCTTCAATGACTAAAAAAGAAAGAGAAGACTTTAAAAATAACCCTCACAACTATAAAGTTAGATATATAACTAGGGAATTTACTTTTGACTATAAGCCTTTTAGCAGTAAAAGCCCTGTTAAATCTAAAATTAGTCTGCCTAAAATAATGGTTTCGTCTCATACTTTAGGATTAATTATGTCTTACTACGTAAACTACCATATGTCTTCAAGACAGACGGCTTCAATAATGAGGGATATTCACGGTATTAAAATATCTCATCAAACAGTTTTAAACTACGCTGATGCTGTATCCCATGTGGTAAAGCCCTTTGTTGATAACTACAATTATGAGTTATCTAATTCTTTTTGTGGTGATGAAACATACATAAAAGTTAACGGTAAATGGCAGTATATCTTCTTTTTCTTTGACTCTGTTAAGAAAATTATTCTTTCTTATAGAGTTTCACCAAATAGAGATACTCTTTCAGCAGTTAAAGCTTTAGACGACGTTTTATCAAAGCTTAAGGATATACCTAAAAAACTAAATTTCATTGTTGATGGTAATCCAATCTACTTGTTGGCACAACATTTTTTCGCAAGCGAAGACATTAACTTCGATATTACTCAAGTCATAGGTCTTACAAACAATGATGACGTTTCAAAGGAATACAGACCTTTAAAACAGATAATTGAACGTCTTAATAGAACCTTTAAAGGCAGTTATAGGACAACCTGTGGTTTTAATAGTTCAGATGGTTCTATAGCATTTGTAACATTATTTGCTGCATATTTTAATTTTCTAAGAACTCATTCAACACTTAATCATAAGGTTCCAGTTCAAATACCTGTACTTCAAAGTCTTCAAACCATGCCAGCTCGTTGGTGTAAGCTTGTTGAACTAGCTCAAGACTATTGTATATCACAGGCTACCTCCTAA